The Nycticebus coucang isolate mNycCou1 chromosome 8, mNycCou1.pri, whole genome shotgun sequence genome has a window encoding:
- the ZBTB38 gene encoding zinc finger and BTB domain-containing protein 38, with translation MTVMSFSRDLKDDFHSDTVLSILNEQRIRGILCDVTIIVEDTKFKAHSNVLAASSLYFKNIFWSHTICISSHVLELDDLKAEVFTEILNYIYSSTVVVKRQETVTDLAAAGKKLGISFLEDLTDRSFSNSPGPYVFCITEKGVVKEEKNEKRHEEPAITNGPRITNAFSIIETENSNNMFSPLDLRASFKKVSDSMRTASLCLERTDVCREAEPVRTLAEHSYAVSSVAEAYKNQPACEHDSSSPGQTGKENSEALAAKPKTCRKPKTLSVPQDSDSTTENAPLPPVTNLEVSQEKSPQPATVLPHSKSPSNEGDVHFSKEDESQPSEVPGPPAAEVPPLVYNCSCCSKSFDSSTLLSAHMQLHKPTQEPLVCKYCNKQFTTLNRLDRHEQICMRSSHMPVPGENQRFLEHYPTIGQNSGSFTGPEALLSENRIGEFSSTGSTLPDTDHMVKFVNGQMLYSCVVCKRSYVTLSSLRRHANVHSWRRTYPCHYCNKVFALAEYRTRHEIWHTGERRYQCIFCLETFMTYYILKNHQKSFHAIDHRLSISKKTANGGLKPSVYPYKLYRLLPMKCKRAPYKSYRNSSYENARESSQMNESVPGTYIQNPHSSELPTLNFQDSGNTVTNSPAIPLETSACQDIPPSVNVQNAEGTKWGEETLKIDLDGNFYSTEVSVSSTENTLGSGLKAGEAPALSLSKASENPASVISYGGSAPSVIVHSSQFSSVITHSNAVASMTGSNHRALPDSAVSQSLKDDSKPEPDKVGRFMSRPKSIKEKKKMVPHNRGETPEESKYVADPGGSLGKVTNTVEETSKIETYIAKPALPGTSTNSNVAPLCQITVKIGNEAIVKRHILGSKLFYKRGRRTKCHVQEETLPHKSDPEPSGDSPLDLCQSECVEMNEVFDDGSDQDSTDKPWRPYYNYKPKKKSRQLRKMRKVSWKKEHGNRSPSSKCRYPAELDCAVEKAPEDKAFEEEENKEMPQLQCELCEGDKASEAGNQGRPHRHLTSKPYACELCAKQFQSPSTLKMHMRCHTGEKPYQCKTCGRCFSVQGNLQKHERIHLGLKEFICQYCNKAFTLNETLKIHERIHTGEKRYHCQFCFQSFLYLSTKRNHEQRHIREHNGKGYACFQCPKICKTAAALGMHQKKHLFKSPSQQEKIGNMCHENSSPLENQHFIDSEDSDQKDNIQNIAENVL, from the coding sequence ATGACAGTCATGTCCTTTTCCAGGGACCTCAAGGACGACTTTCACAGTGACACGGTACTCTCCATCTTAAACGAGCAGCGCATTCGGGGCATTTTATGTGATGTCACTATCATTGTGGAAGACACCAAATTTAAAGCCCACAGCAATGTCCTGGCAGCTTCCAgcctttatttcaaaaatatcttttgGAGCCATACAATCTGTATTTCCAGCCACGTTCTGGAGCTGGATGATCTCAAAGCTGAAGTGTTTACAGAAATACTTAATTATATCTACAGCTCCACAGTCGTTGTCAAGAGACAGGAAACAGTCACTGATCTTGCAGCTGCAGGAAAAAAGCTGGGAATATCGTTCTTGGAAGATCTTACTGATCGCAGCTTCTCCAATTCCCCAGGTCCCTATGTGTTCTGCATTACTGAAAAGGGAGtagttaaagaagaaaagaatgaaaaaaggcaTGAAGAACCAGCCATCACCAATGGGCCGAGGATCACAAATGCGTTTTCCATCATTGAAACAGAAAATAGTAATAACATGTTTTCTCCACTGGACTTGAGGGCGAGTTTCAAAAAGGTCTCTGACTCCATGAGAACAGCTAGCCTTTGCCTGGAGAGGACGGATGTCTGCCGTGAGGCCGAGCCTGTCCGCACACTCGCCGAGCACTCCTATGCTGTCTCTTCTGTAGCTGAGGCTTACAAAAATCAGCCTGCATGTGAGCATGACAGCAGTTCACCTGGTCAGACAGGTAAAGAAAATTCGGAAGCTCTTGCAGCAAAACCGAAAACCTGCCGAAAGCCAAAGACACTCTCCGTACCCCAGGATTCTGATTCAACTACAGAAAATGCACCACTCCCTCCAGTAACCAACCTAGAGGTTAGTCAAGAAAAAAGTCCACAGCCAGCTACAGTTCTTCCTCACTCAAAATCTCCCAGCAACGAAGGAGATGTCCACTTTTCCAAGGAAGATGAAAGTCAACCTTCTGAGGTTCCTGGGCCTCCAGCAGCAGAGGTTCCGCCCCTCGTCTACAATTGCAGCTGTTGTTCCAAGTCCTTTGACAGTAGCACTCTGCTCAGTGCCCACATGCAGCTTCACAAGCCGACTCAGGAGCCTTTGGTGTGCAAGTATTGTAACAAACAGTTCACCACCCTGAACCGTTTGGATCGGCACGAACAGATCTGTATGAGGTCAAGCCACATGCCCGTTCCTGGAGAAAACCAACGCTTTTTAGAACACTATCCTACCATCGGACAAAACAGTGGTTCATTCACAGGTCCAGAAGCTTTattatctgaaaataggattggtGAATTTTCCAGTACTGGGAGTACCTTGCCAGACACAGACCACATGGTTAAATTTGTTAACGGGCAAATGCTCTACAGTTGTGTTGTGTGCAAACGTAGTTATGTAACTTTATCCAGCCTCCGAAGACACGCAAATGTCCACTCATGGAGAAGAACATATCCTTGCCATTACTGCAACAAAGTGTTTGCATTGGCCGAGTACAGGACAAGGCATGAAATTTGGCATACGGGAGAAAGGAGGTACCAGTGTATTTTCTGTCTTGAAACTTTCATGACCTACTACATACTCAAAAATCATCAAAAGTCTTTCCATGCCATAGATCATAGACTGTCCATCAGTAAAAAAACAGCAAATGGGGGCCTGAAGCCTAGTGTCTATCCATATAAACTTTATAGGCTACTGCCTATGAAATGCAAGAGGGCTCCTTATAAGAGCTACCGAAATTCTTCCTATGAAAATGCTCGAGAAAGCAGTCAGATGAATGAGTCTGTACCTGGTACCTATATTCAGAATCCACACAGCTCTGAATTACCTACGTTGAATTTCCAAGATAGTGGAAACACCGTCACCAATAGTCCAGCCATCCCCTTGGAAACATCTGCATGTCAGGACATACCCCCTTCTGTTAATGTACAAAATGCGGAGGGCACCAAGTGGGGTGAGGAGACATTGAAAATTGATCTTGATGGTAACTTTTATTCAACTGAGGTGTCCGTGTCTTCCACAGAAAATACTCTCGGTTCTGGCCTCAAGGCAGGGGAGGCACCTGCTTTGTCCTTGAGTAAGGCCAGCGAGAACCCAGCCTCTGTGATCAGCTACGGTGGCTCAGCACCCTCCGTCATTGTGCACAGCAGCCAGTTTTCGTCGGTGATAACACACAGCAATGCTGTTGCTTCCATGACTGGCAGCAACCACAGAGCCCTTCCAGACTCGGCTGTCAGCCAGTCCCTGAAAGACGACAGTAAACCCGAGCCAGACAAAGTGGGTAGATTTATGAGCAGGCCTAAAAGcattaaggagaaaaagaaaatggtaccGCATAACAGGGGAGAAACACCAGAGGAGTCAAAATATGTTGCTGATCCTGGAGGATCATTAGGCAAAGTCACAAATACTGTCGAAGAAACCAGCAAAATTGAAACCTACATCGCAAAACCAGCTCTGCCTGGTACGTCCACCAATAGCAATGTTGCGCCCCTCTGCCAAATAACAGTGAAAATTGGGAATGAAGCCATTGTGAAAAGGCATATTCTAGGATCTAAACTGTTTTATAAAAGAGGGAGAAGAACCAAATGTCACGTGCAGGAGGAGACGTTACCACACAAGAGTGACCCAGAACCCAGCGGAGACAGCCCACTTGACCTTTGCCAGTCCGAGTGTGTGGAGATGAACGAAGTGTTTGATGATGGAAGTGACCAGGACTCCACTGATAAACCATGGCGCCCTTACTACAactacaaaccaaaaaagaaatccagacaattgagaaaaatgaggaaagtCAGCTGGAAGAAAGAGCACGGTAACAGGAGCCCAAGCAGCAAGTGCAGATACCCAGCAGAGCTGGACTGTGCCGTGGAGAAGGCGCCTGAGGATAAGGCCTTTGAGGAGGAGGAGAACAAAGAGATGCCCCAGCTGCAGTGTGAACTCTGCGAAGGAGACAAAGCATCTGAGGCTGGAAACCAAGGCAGGCCCCACCGACATCTCACTTCTAAGCCTTATGCCTGCGAGCTCTGCGCTAAGCAGTTCCAGAGCCCTTCCACACTGAAAATGCACATGAGATGTCATACCGGAGAGAAGCCATATCAGTGCAAGACTTGTGGACGGTGTTTTTCGGTGCAAGGAAACTTACAAAAACATGAACGCATCCACCTGGGCTTAAAGGAGTTCATCTGTCAGTATTGCAACAAGGCATTCACCTTGAATGAGACCCTCAAAATCCATGAAAGAATCCATACTGGGGAAAAGCGGTACCACTGTCAGTtctgctttcagagttttctgtATCTCTCCACAAAAAGGAATCACGAGCAGAGGCATATTCGGGAGCACAATGGGAAGGGATATGCCTGCTTCCAGTGTCCCAAAATTTGCAAAACAGCTGCTGCCCTTGGAATGCACCAAAAGAAACACTTATTCAAAAGCCCAAGTCAGCAGGAGAAAATAGGTAACATGTGCCATGAAAACTCAAGTCCCTTGGAGAATCAACATTTCATAGATTCCGAAGACAGTGACCAAAAGGATAACATTCAAAACATTGCTGAAAATGTGCTTTGA